GCAATATGTATATAGTCTAGAATGAGCAACAGCCAGTCCTATAAGGTGTAGTTAACCCGAACGTAATTCAAAGTTTAAAGGTTTTCAAGGTAGTTAAGAGCCAAATAACCAATTGCAGTAGGTCGAATTAACTTTTCACACACTTTCAAGCATTTCCACAACACTCTCTAGTCTAGAACTCTTATCACTTATCATTTGGCTCAATTCATTTACTTTCATTCTATGTTCGTCTCTCCCAGCTCCGAGCTAATCACCCATTCCAGTAGTTTTGAAGAAACCAACAATTTACTGCCTTTAGTTTAAATCACATTGAAGTCAGTTTAGACTcagcttcagtttcagttcgAAATCGATTTTAAGTCTcgtcttgtttttatttcgtttgtaCAGAAGCTTCAATCGAATATTTGCGTGCTAAGTTCTGTCTTATGTTTATGCTTTCTACTTTCAGTAAGATTTTaataaaagaatatattaCACACTTTTGGTTTTATTCACACTTTTTTGGTTTGTATTGCTTGCCAGTCGAGCGCCTGTACATCGATGTATATAGAAGTTTGTAGGCTTAAGCGTTCGAAACGATTTGGGTTCATCATTATCATAGCCTTAACATTATCATTGTCGTTGGAGGGACGCGTCCGGACAAACAGTCCGGTCCAGTCCGGGCGAAACACAGTTGACAGTTAACAATATTTAGTGCCCGTGGGCGGGACTCCCGCTGGGAGCCATAACAAGTCCATGTCTGGCACTAGATACTTAGTGCAGTAAGCTAATATCTACTCTATACTCTACACACTAGCCCTAAAACATAGTTATAGGCGAGGCTTTGAGCATTAGACCAGTAAGCACAATTTAGGTGGAAAACGGGAGCAATTATTTAGAACAGAAGTAAGCAAATACTCCAATAAAACTAGGCAATAAATTCAGAGAAaaaaaactaactaaatatgTTTCCGTTGAACGTTTCACTTTAAAGCAAGCCTAAGGAGAAGTAGAGGAACCAATATCCGCAATTAGCATAAGAAACTTTAAATCAAACTTAGTGTTAGCGTTTACAATTTAATTCAACTGCCTTagcacactgagaaaaatgatAAAACGAAACGGGAGGAGAGCACGTGCTTAAATTTAGTTTAGCTGCACTGGAAGAAAAACGATAACCGAGCGATGAGCAATATTAACGATAATCGGTGACACCAAAACTGCCagccacaaaaatatatacatccTTTAACTAGGAGAACAGTGGAGCACTTACCCCGAAAGGAGCTCCTCTCTAGGATAACACTAAAAACGAAGACACCAACCGATTTTGAGGAGATAACACCACCAATTCAACGCAGTTAGAGTTATAGTACACGATTCCATATTAAATGTGCGTTATACTGTTAAATGTAAATCCAATTCAAGTGTTAACTTTGCGGCTTCACAGATTAGCAACTAAATTTACTAGACAATTTACGAAACGTTTCGTTTTTGGTCCTTAGTTCGTACGCATCAAGTTCCGAATAAAGCATATTTTTGTTACTATCTGTCGGCTGATATGGCGTTTTACTTACCCGGGCACCATGAGCGAATTATCCCACAGCAAACGGAGCTGGCGGGTGAAGGCCGCCCATACCTGGGCCATGCCTTCGACGCTGCctaggtgggcgtggcaggtggCCAGCAGACAACTGAGGCGACAGACCAACGAATCGGGAACAGCACTCTTAATCCGCATGGGGTCGAActgaaaaatggcaaaaatgaGGTAAGAAGTATAGTTTAACTACAAAATGATTATTGGACTGCAGACTAGACTATCATTTCTCGAAGCTTCACTCACCTTATCCGTAAAGTTCTTTTTGGCGTAGGGGAACAACGCCATCTCGGGATGCATATCGGGGAACAGATACGCCAATAGCTCGCTCAACTCGCTTTCGGTCATGGGACCAGGTAGTCGCTTGGTTAATCCCGCCTGCGAGGGCAACTCAAAGCTGCGTTCCCTACGCTTGGTCAGCTTGTGCTCCGTAATGCGGTCCAAGGGATTTGACGCGGCCTCAGCTCCGCTGCTAGTGCCGGAGAAGTTTCTGCCCACAAAGGACTCCAGGGACCTGGTAACCTCGGCCACCGATTGGTAATCCCTTAGGCAGCAGGAGAGATAGGAAGAGGCCTCAACTGATAGGTAGATTTTTCCCAGCGGAGCTTTGGCGGGCACAAAGTCACTCCTCTGTTCGCTATCAAAGGCCACGTGCTCGGACAGCTCTGGCCAGGTGTAGACCAGGTAGATTTCCGTGCGGGACTCGGGCTTGTAGCCATGTGGGAGGGCACAGAACTGCTGTACTTCCAGATGCGAAACTTCTCCATCCACTACGATATCCTCGGAGCTGAGGCCGTGGTCGAAGGGCACGTACATGGGCATGCGGATGCGCATGGTGTCCAGAGCGTAGGTGGTGCAAACTGAAATCATGGCCGCCTGGGTGTAGGAAGTAGGCACCTTTTCCCTGAACAGGGTAAGCAAACCCATCAGAAACCGACATTCTGGCGGGGCTTTCTCCAGTCCAATCAGCCTGAAATTGGTTCTCAGAGCAGGAGCCAGGGCCACGCCCGTATAGTAGTTCCATTTGGGATCGTAGATCTGGACGAAGATGGGCACTAAGCTCTGAACTTCGGCAGACACAACGGCGACGGCGCTCAGGAAGAAGTTGAACTCCGAGGTGGACCTCATGTAGTTCAGAGTTGGATTCACGGGGTGCAGGACAATGAACCTCCTTAGCCCGTAGATCCTGGCCAGAATGTGCAGCTCCTGTGAGCTTCTTATTGGAGGACCAAAGCTATTCCCAGTGGACATGAGATCATGGTGGCAACTGGTGCGTTGCAGGCAGGTGATCTCCTTCGCCTCCGCTCTGACGAGTTCCTCATCCTCCAGTATGGCCTGGTGATACTCCACCTCAATGCCATTCCTCAACATGTCCAGCTTCTCCCGCTCCACCTTCCAATTGCAGCTGAAGATTTCTTCGGATTTAAGATTTCTGGTCTCGGAATCCGACGATACGTCCCATTTTTGAAGGATTTCGCCCAGCTGGGCGTTGAACACCTCCCAGTCGGAATCCGCACTGAAGTTCTCCCGGTAAAACTCGTTATCGTCGATTTCTTCGGCCATTTTACAGGAATTTAAAGGCGTAAATAAACAAAGGACAACAAACTAAAATCGTAGACAACAATGGACAGCGTTGCCAGAGCGTTGTGATCGGCCATATCAGCTGATGGTTAGGGCTGCCATCGGAAAGAGTGTTGGAAAGGAACcaaatttttgttatttatttaaacttaaaaataacTTAAGGACCACCTATTTATATAAGTAGCTTGAAATTGGTCTTTTAAGTTGGCAAGTGCGCTCCAGTaattcattaattattttgaaCTAACGGAGCTTAGTATTTTTCTAAACGGACCGCCGAATTTGAAACTTTTCTTGTCATCCATCCCTGCTTAACATCAAAAGATCTGGCAACTCACGACTCGCAACCAAACAGCTTTTTGTTtaccaaatttttaattttgtctTTGCGaagggaaatttaattacatacGCAATGTTTGCGGCTAAGCGAGTAAGGGCCCGTGCGAAGAACTTCACCATTGAGGAGGAGGAGATCCTGGAGAACCTGATCCTGGCGCATCGCGACGTGATCCGCAACAAGCAGAAGGATCCGGCCATTTGGAGGAAGAAATCGGAGGCGTGGAAGCAAATTGAGGCGGACTTCGCCATTCAGACCGGAATAGAGCGTTCTTGGCAGGCTCTGCGAGAGAAGTACACCAACAACCTGCGGATGATGCGAAAGAACGGAACACTGAGTGACGAGGAGGCAAAGACTGACAATGCATCAGATTCGGTGCAGAATTTGTCCATTTCGGGAGTTTCTTCGCtggctgcagctgctgatAATGAAGAAAGTGAGTAAAGGATGGCAGGATCAAAAGCATGAACGTGGTAGTTGACAAGATGTACCTTAATAGTCTTACCATGATAGGTTCTTCTACAGCAATATTTCAGTGCTTTATCTCTAATAAACTCTAAAAACATCTTGCAGGTAGTACCTATTTCGAATCGGAATTGAACCGAAAAAGCCTCAGAAGCGCCTCTACCGAAGTCAAGCTCGTGCCGAATAACTCAAGCTACTCAGTTGACAGACCAAACTACTCAGCTCTGAATGTAAATGAAGAGTCAGTCGATGTGAGCTCAGAAGAGGATGCCACGAATACCCTGAAGGATGAAAAAGTCGTTCTGATCAGGCTGCAACAGGAGTACTATCGATGCGAAAACGCCCGGGCAGCCGAGAAGCACAAGCTTGAGATGGAGAAGCAGAAATACGAGCTGGAGCAGCGAAAGGTGGAGCTGCGCAATATGCGCCTGAAAAACGAACTTCTCGAAGCGGAAATACTCGAAAAACGACGCAAAGTCGCGCAAAGCAAGGCTTCATCCTAAGGAATTGCTAGCTAGGATAAGTTAATTTATTCTTGTCTTCATAATGTCAGTGCTCTTCAGTAATTACTATAGTCCTAGTTAAACAAAAGATTATCGAAAGAAACTCATGTACACTCCTTGATTTTTGAAACCAGAAGCAAACAATTACATCTTCAAAAGATTTAATAATGTCTGTCAAACTTCTAAAGATTCGTCTACATTTTAACAAGTAAGCTGGATTTAGGCTGCTGGATTTAAGCCCTTCACATTTATTCCTCCTCAGTTCGAATGAATTGCTCGTTTATGCTCGGTCGTTCTGTTTGgttgtatttattaatttacatCGATCCATTCACTATGCAGTTGGGGGCTTAAACGATAACAGCTCCTCTAGCCGACCACGAGAAGACCCTCGTTGGGGAACTCGTGGGTGGGCACCTCCAAGTTGAGGGGCGCGGGTCCCTTGCGGATCCTTCCGGAGGCGTCGTAGTGGGAGCCGTGGCAGGGGCAGTAGTAGCCACCCCAGTCGCCGGCGTTCGCGATGGGCACACAGCCCAGATGCGTGCACACTCCGATGACCACCAGCCACTCGGGCTTGATCACACGTTGCTAAAGAGGAAATGGGTAACAGCATTAGCGAATCGACCCACTCCACGGTACCTACATCATCAGCCTCCGGATCGCGCAGCGTGGATGTGGGCACATTTCGCTCGGTCTCGATTTCCGCGGCCGTGCGGTGGCGGATGAACAGGGGCTTTCCGCGCCACTTGAAAGTAACCGACTTGCCCTCCGGGATGTCGGACAGCTTGATCTCGATCTTGGCCATGGCCAGCACTTCGGCGGAGGCGCTCATCGATCCGATGAAGGTGTTAACCAGGCCCTTGGCCGCATAGGCACCGCCCACGGCTCCGGCGCCGACCATCAAGTAGGAGAAGGCCTTGCGCTCCTCGGCGGTGTCGTTGCGACGACGACTGTCCTTCACGGACTCCCGGCGGTATGCCGAGAAGTCTGGCACCTGCAGGTCGGTGTGTGCCTGGCGATTGGCTGAAAGGAAGGAGGGAATCATTAATTATCCATTGATCGAAGTGCAGAGGTTCTATAGATCCTTGTGCTTGTTTGCAGAGCAGTGTTGCTGatataatcataaattttTTGTGTGGTGGGCAGTGAAGAGTGTAAACAACATTGTTTTGGGGTTGTCAAGGCTGAAGGTATATTTCTTATAGCCGACACAGGGCATCTTGGGCCAACTTGGCATAACTTGGCGTCCCTTGCAGACAGAGGTGCCAAACTTCGCATGATGATATTCCTGGTCCCAGAGGTAGTAAATCCCACGTTTGGCAGAAATCGATTGAGTATATCCCACAGATCCGATGTAAATTGCAGGTGTGCTTGTGAGCCAGtgattgttgttattgtacgAGGTTATGTTGAAATTACGTAAGGAAATTTGACAAATCGCCTTAAAGCCGAGTGCAAATCACGTCCTGGTGGCATTTCCAAGCTTTTATTCAACTTTTTCCGCCTATTTCCCGATCCATTCATTATGTAATGGCTGTGTTTTCAGCTGGCAGCTCGATGAATTCGCCTCGCAGAGCCTTACCCATCGAGTTGACGGCCACGCCGCTCGCCTTCAATCCCGTGGAGAGGACCTGGGCTCCGCCTCTGACGTAAGCACGCGACACGGCGTTCATCATTTTGTATGTTTCCctatcaaattaaatgatcACGAAAATTTCGACGTTTGTCGTTTTCGTCTGAGAACCAGTGTGACCGCACTCAAGTGGGTGAGAAATACCAGGTAACCTGCAAAAAATACCACAATATACTAGTATATATTAGTGTATAGTGCTGCCAGCTATTTGCATTCTCAGAGTTGCCACTACGATTGCTCACTGTCAGGAGCTGGCCGCTATTACAGCCCAGTAACGGTTTTTTAAATAGGTGAATagaatttcaaataatttttggAACAAATGATATTGTAGCTCGTTAAACCACCCCGCAGTGCATAAAAgcttttactttaatttaaattgatatgcATTTCATGTTGAAATGATAATCCTGCGTcgaattaaattgcatttgtttcACCTTGCCGTTCAATCCTTCATCCCCTTTCGTTTTCCTTCGAAAGGTGAAAAGGAGGCTCAGTTTCCACCCTTCGACCTTTTCATTCAAGTGAAAACTACCTTTCTTTTCAATTGGAAACTGCAGTGGCATAGATTTAGCCCGGATGAAAAGGGGTTTCCATGGCAAACCGGTTGGTCAACGCACCACCGAGTGGAGAACAAAAGACGAGGTCCAACCACCGGACTTTCACTATCCAGTTTTTCCACtgcacttttccattttcccccgGGCAGCATCATTATGATGTCATTGATTGGACTTTGCTGGATGTTGCCTATTTTCTTCGGGGTAGTTTCTCTCAGCTTAATTAATAAGCGTAGCTCCTGAATTGGAGATATGCCTCGGCTGATCTCATCCAACGCataaaatggcaataaaaactGCATAAAAAACAGCCGATGTAGGGGAATTTGTTATGCGCATAAAAGTTTGCCGCCCGAAATTTGGCCAAactttaaaaccaaaaaagcGGCCGTGGCAGCGGGGAAAACTCTCCCGCAGCCGGCTGAAATGTAATTCCTCTGGCGCCAGTCCTGTGATTATCGAAAGTAGTTCTTTTTGATGTCGAAACTTTGCTGCCACCCACTCCCCTCCTCCTTTCACTGGCTAGGTGGCAAGTGAAAGTGGGCCCGAAAGTGCTCCACTCCTCGCTCCGCTGCGATGTGTTCATCTATTTCCCAGCCGGAGGAGGAAAATCTGCGCACATAACGGCGCCTCTATGTACTTGGCCcaaaacacgcacacatacaaaaTGGGTTCCTACGGAAAAGTGCgtaaaatttggccaaaaacaaacttCATAATGTAGTTGGGATATGAACAAGGGGATACTCTACATTTACACAAAATAACAGACGTTTTTTTGTGCGGAAatgagatttatttatttattatgcattTTAATATCTAGGACACAAACAGTAACCACTTGTTATGTTCCAATATTTGACATATCAATTTCTGACAGTGTAGAGGCCTGAAAAGTTGAAACTATGCCGCGTAGGCGACGTGGCAATGGCATCTGCCCTTTCCCTGGATTTTGCGCATCCACCCACCGAATTTTCCAGCCACCACAACGCCTCCAACTTCAAAACTCGACCGCATCCCCACTCAGACTTAACTCTTGTCAAGCTTCGACTGCGTTACACTTTTCAGCAACTTTTACATGGGAAACTGGCGCCAactacaacagcagcagtagcaacaacaaagttTCAACCCTGCCCCAGGGCAGCCCCCCCTTACCCCCCTTACCACTCCCTGCCACGCTTCTTGCCGCACACTCCACCCCCTTTTCAACCATTTCTGTGCGGCGTGTGCAGCGTTGCGgctgcggcagcaacaacatcagcacAGCAGTAGCAAGAGCCGAAATACACTCGAAAAAGTATTGTTTAGCTTTATAATTGAGATATTTACATTTCCTAAAGTTTAGCTTAGTTATTATTAACTTTTAAGCTATACCCTATTTGGGAATTATGAATGGTGTGTGtcatatattgtttattttcaaatacttttAGCCGTGTAGGCGACGACATGGCCTGCTTATCGCAACATCAGCCAAGCATAAAGCTGAGCCCACCCAGAGTGGGTCGCCACCCCTTGGAAAAGTTGAAAGTGGAAAATTGTGCGTGGCAGGCAAAAGTTTCTGAGGTTCCCTGGCTGACTGACAGATGCGGAGGcgccgccacgcccactgctATCCTGATATCCTGCTATACTGCTATCCAGCCATGCCATACCCCTTCCCTGCGCTGACTTTAACCATTtacaaaaacgaaaattaaatgaacagAATCATCTGTGCAGCATCAGCGAGGCGAAGGAGCCGCCAGGAGCTCTGGAAATTGCGGAGGACTGCCGCATGTGCAGCGGTGCTTGGATCCGAGAATTTGGCACAGCTGGCGGTCATTTATGGGCCCATCTTGCCGACTTCCTTGCCCGCATCCTCGCCGGCCTggttttgcatttgaaatgatTACTTTCGAGCCTACGGCTTCCGTTTCTCGGACAAAAGAAGAGGCTCAAGTCGCCCATTTTTGGCCAGTCGGATTAGGTGACCATGACAATGGCCAGTGctttgttttcatattttattattggccGAAGGAAATTGCTCTCTGGCGTGGGGGTAATGATCCTTCATCGGATATTTTGAGCAATCCATCACCTTTCTTGGTAGATGGAAAggtattttcatatttaaatggCATTGGTATTTGCCCAATAGATTATTGCCTATGTTTTtagttaaatttttataaatggTATAGCATTTATAGGAGGAGTTCATTAGTAATAATTTTAAACCGATTTCTTTGAATTAATTTAACGCTATAAGCTTATATCCGTATCCACTTCCGATCCCTGCCCATATGGCCAGTCCCATCTATATCCTTTTTATCTTCTTCTCGGCTTGAAAGTTTGTCAACACTTCTCGCGCTGCCGCTGGCTAAGTAGAAAGACCAAAGTTCCGAAGGCAGGATACGTTTTTATTGTGGGTTTAAGCGCGAGTGAAACCTGCCCTAAATTCGACCAAGCGGCttaaatgaacaaaaaaaaacaaggaaacGCGAGGAGCAGCGGGCAAAGTCGTGTGGCACGCGCAGCAGGAAGCATCCTGGAGGAAAGGCAGGGGAATAAAAAGGAAACGACTACGTTGCGTTTTCCCCAACCGACGGAGGACGCCGTTCCTCTTGCGAAGGCGCAGCACGCATAAATCTACGGGCCCAAATTACattattttgtcattttcctTGGGCGGGCAGGCGGCTCCCTCGGCGTTTTGCTCGACCCTCGATTGCAGTGTCCTGTTCTGGTgtcctgcctgcctgcctgcctgccatCGCCCGCCAGGCACATAAAACTCTGTCAAAAATAAACTTTCAAGAAACGcgcacagcaacaacaaaatgcaaaagctctggggcaaaagtttttccaaaacaaaaaagccaAGGAAGCCGCCAAGTACATTATATGCAAGCAGCAAGTGGGGGCTGCCTTTATAGATGGATGGCGGTGGTGGTACTGTCCCTCAACTTTTTCGCCTTCGGTGTCGGCGGAAAGTGAAAGTAAGTAAGTAAATGCACGACGCCGACTGCGCTGCTAGCCAgcaacaccccccccccctacgCTGCTTTTCTTTGGCACCCAACTCACCCTGCAGGCAGCCAAGGACATTGTGGCCATTAAAAATGTAGCAGCGAAAGCTTCGGCAGCCAACTTTTCTTGAGACAACTGCAACTTCGCTCGCTCTCTCACTCACTCGCGCGCTCTGTCTCTCTTGCTCGCTCTCCGCATTTTCTGCATTGTTTATAACTATTTGGGAAAAATGCGCCTGCGCTGGCGCTCTCAGCTTTCACTTTCCTCGGTTGCCTTgtcctttgcctttgcctttgacTTCAACTTTCACTTTCACCCTGAAAGTTCGCCGACATGGGTGCCTCTCTTTCTCTGCGCCGCGCTCCGTCCccctctctcactctctctctctcgctctcgctgtGGCAACTTCCTGTGCGGGCTTCCGGTTTTGTTTTCACAACTGATAAGGCCTCCTGCCGGCgctttggtccttcgagccgcaCCTccccgaaaagtatgctacgcGCGCTCTCTCTTGATTTTTCCAAGGCGACCAGCAGGCGCCActctgctgccgctgcttctTCTTCGGGCTGTTATTATGGCTGTGCGTTGCAAGGATCAAGGACGTTCAAGAAAATCCACGGCCAagaacgaaaacaaaaacaaacccgaaaaggaaaagcaattTTTTACGATtacgatgatgtttttattatttgatcaacgcactgttacccatgcggcaacttaatttgatctgcttaaattattttattttacaatgtgtcttggttacttaagactaacagatttttaatcctaaaaatgatagggagaattataatagttgatataacatagtaattattatttatttgattattctaatgaattttaaaactaagactttctaggtcaaaaccaggttagggaggtcatgagggtggtgAAAGGAAAAGCAAAGCCAAGGCAaagtaaatagaaaaaaatgcAGGGCGCTCGCGTTCTTGCGAATGGTTTGGAGTTTTCTGGGGAGGATGACTTTGACACGGGTTGCCGGGTTTGAGTGGGGGACTTAGCACACCGCccaaaccccccccccctccccaaGCCACCTCcgcaaatgtttttttttcggttgcaGCTTTTATGTACTtggaaatacatatatttcggCCAGATGTGCGTGCGCCGGCGCCTATATAAAACTTTCTTTTGGCGGCGGCAAGGAAAGGGGCCATTTTAGGGTGTACCTTTCGGGGGGACATGGAATTTACTGCAGTCCTTTATGGACGAAAAGCAAATGGGGGAACGGGGAATGGAGCGGGGAgcggaaaagtgggtggcaggATAACTCCCAGCCATTACAACAGTCGACCACTCGCTGCGTTTGTGATTTTGGCGCCTTTGTGCGTGTGCAGCGGTTGAATTGGGGATAAGGAATGGGGCACAGGAACGGGGATGGGGAGGCGGCAAGATGGGCTGCTAGGAAAAGGGAAATGGAAAGTGGGGGAAATGTGGGTGGATTGGTTGGATGGGGGGATTGTACAGTGACAGAATgtaatttgatatattttcgTGTAGGCATTTCCGATGCGTAATGGCCTGGGCTATAGTGAAATAATGTCGGATTACTTAAGGCTTAATCGATAGTTAATAAGCTGAGTGAAAATCGAGGTGCTTGCccaatggaaaattaaaattttaatattttagaGTAATTCAGATAATGGCATAATCGCAACTTtagaaatacaatttttacTGGGCTAAGATACAAAGATTCCAAATTGGTTTTCTTTTGCCTgcttaatattattttgaagAAACTTCGCCTGGTAGTAGGCAATATGATcatcaataaaacattaatcacttatttttttgcagtgtatCACGCATATTCTCTCCACTGCTATGTGAGTGACGTTGCCTCCACTGCGGTTTTTCTTGGTTCGGTTGCTCTATGTGGCACATACTATGTAGCGCTGCGAGTAGGAGTTGTGGTACATAGAAGTTTGGGTTCCTTGGTCCTCCAACTGCCAACTTCCcttctttctctttctcttcctttttcttttctttttcttgctCGTGTTGCAGGCCAGCTATTCAGCAAAGTGCGTAGTTGGCCGTCTTTGTTGTTTCCTCTGCTGGAAATGcaagaaaagcgaaaacattttccccgGCCCACGGCTTTCTTTTTGTTGGCATTTTCCGCCTTCGGCTGTTTTTCGCCTTTATCAATGTGGGTCGCCTGCTGCTTCTTGACTGTGTTTTCCCCACCTTCTCAGGCTTTTCCTGCAGTGCATAGTTGTGAGTGTGATTGTGTGCG
The sequence above is a segment of the Drosophila melanogaster chromosome 2L genome. Coding sequences within it:
- the Rab3GAP1 gene encoding RAB3 GTPase activating protein subunit 1, with the protein product MAEEIDDNEFYRENFSADSDWEVFNAQLGEILQKWDVSSDSETRNLKSEEIFSCNWKVEREKLDMLRNGIEVEYHQAILEDEELVRAEAKEITCLQRTSCHHDLMSTGNSFGPPIRSSQELHILARIYGLRRFIVLHPVNPTLNYMRSTSEFNFFLSAVAVVSAEVQSLVPIFVQIYDPKWNYYTGVALAPALRTNFRLIGLEKAPPECRFLMGLLTLFREKVPTSYTQAAMISVCTTYALDTMRIRMPMYVPFDHGLSSEDIVVDGEVSHLEVQQFCALPHGYKPESRTEIYLVYTWPELSEHVAFDSEQRSDFVPAKAPLGKIYLSVEASSYLSCCLRDYQSVAEVTRSLESFVGRNFSGTSSGAEAASNPLDRITEHKLTKRRERSFELPSQAGLTKRLPGPMTESELSELLAYLFPDMHPEMALFPYAKKNFTDKFDPMRIKSAVPDSLVCRLSCLLATCHAHLGSVEGMAQVWAAFTRQLRLLWDNSLMVPGISAGFPDTRTCLLHQKLQMLNVCVERRVQREANSKRKSEGMVGKASSEEEEDEDDDEGEFFDCDDLTAGAGSPTKAVLSLKPEGRLRRLNNERLLEEPDEYLYIPDTQEPVPKTEDQLQDDAEVMLKLGPGSGLTTQMMCTSLLSDMEAFKAANPRGIMEDFIRWYSPKDWEEVTDELGQVKHQLSIRMTTEGNTWQKVWEQAQAVPVSRQKRLFDDTNEALKVLHYLETRKMHEIYNLTVIPLLHSAILKLADILSNAELEDLFSSQIEKLLSDLCRLSRSHSDELPSIKPLLDDLAELERRFYQFKCFERLSGYPKRSSLQQVKLQFEEILRNDNCCTIVNRRLTAAGDGTLYDILIPKLEEDMADRLISKDYIIRLDGDTKTTEKGLYLGPQFMRAIVTGEKLRLCGAFTESTAFV
- the CG14352 gene encoding uncharacterized protein; amino-acid sequence: MFAAKRVRARAKNFTIEEEEILENLILAHRDVIRNKQKDPAIWRKKSEAWKQIEADFAIQTGIERSWQALREKYTNNLRMMRKNGTLSDEEAKTDNASDSVQNLSISGVSSLAAAADNEESSTYFESELNRKSLRSASTEVKLVPNNSSYSVDRPNYSALNVNEESVDVSSEEDATNTLKDEKVVLIRLQQEYYRCENARAAEKHKLEMEKQKYELEQRKVELRNMRLKNELLEAEILEKRRKVAQSKASS
- the RFeSP gene encoding rieske iron-sulfur protein, isoform D, coding for MMNAVSRAYVRGGAQVLSTGLKASGVAVNSMANRQAHTDLQVPDFSAYRRESVKDSRRRNDTAEERKAFSYLMVGAGAVGGAYAAKGLVNTFIGSMSASAEVLAMAKIEIKLSDIPEGKSVTFKWRGKPLFIRHRTAAEIETERNVPTSTLRDPEADDQRVIKPEWLVVIGVCTHLGCVPIANAGDWGGYYCPCHGSHYDASGRIRKGPAPLNLEVPTHEFPNEGLLVVG